In Nitrososphaerota archaeon, the genomic window TTAGCCCGTCCAAGTCATCAGAATACGCTATCAGTCTTGATTTGTAGCCCATATCCTGCAAAGCTAATTTTATGCCGTAAGCCCTGACAGCATCGCCTATGCTCCCAACATGTGGTATGCCAGAAGCTCCAAGGCCACTTTCAACATTTATGAGCTGCAGGGAGCGTCCGAGTTTCTGCTCCCTTTCTAAGATGCGCTTGGCAACCTTATCGAGCCAAGTTCCCCTGCCTACAACTTCCAGCGAGGATTCTCCCATTTTTGATTGCCAGCATTAAAGCGCTTTTGATACGTAAGGACCATCAGATTCGTAGCCTAACTTCCTGTAATATTCTCGAGTTCCCAAAGCGCTAATCACGACCATCTTCTTGGCATCGAATTCTTCAGCCGCTATGCGTTCGGCCTCCTCCATCAAAGCCCTCCCGAACCCTTTATGCTGCCACGAAAGGTCCTCCTTTTCTCCGACCGGGACAACAGGTCCATATACATGCAGTTCCCTAACGAGCAAGGCATTGTGGCCAGCAATTTCAGGCCTGTGCGCTCTTTCAGATGGTACCCTTAACCTTAGGAATCCAATTAGAGCGTCAACCGACTTATCGTCAAACGAAAGAAAGATCTCCTTGCCTCCAGACGCATCATAATTAATTCTGTTCATCACTATATCGTCTGGTTTGAACCTGATCTTTTCCTTGATTTGTTTGAGACCTACCTCTCTGCAGCGTATGCAATTGCACGAATACCCTCTCCTCTTCAGCTCCTCAGCAACAAGTTCACGCAGGTTACTCTTCTTGACGCCATCGACGATCATCTTTGCAGGTATATCCCTCTGAATCCTCATTATCCTAACCCATTTAGGAATGTGTTTTTTGGCTTCTGCAATTATCTGCACCATATCTTCCACGCCGTAGGGCTTGTACTTTCCTTCGAGCCACCACTGGTAGAGGTCTGCAGATGCGATGAGCAGAGTCGGGTAAATCTTCAGCATGTCAGGCCTAAAGTTTTCATCGTCGAAGAGCTGCCTTATGGATGCGATGTCTTTTTCAGGAGTGGAGCCTGGCAGCCCAGGCATCATGTGAGCGACTATTTTGTAGGCAGAATCCTTTGCTACCTGAAAAGATTCAACAACATCTGCGACAGTATGCCCTCTTCGCATTATTCGGTAGATTTCATCGTCAAGTACTTGTACTCCGATTTCGACCCTCGTCGCTCCGTAGCTAAGCATGTTGTCAACATGCTTCTGCCTGCACCAGTCTGGCCTGGTTTCTATTGTAATGCCTACATTTCTAGTTGGCGCGGTCTCTGCAACGAGCTTGGCTTCTTCCAGGCTAGGCGATTCTATTCCGTTAAGTGCGTCCAATGCACCCTTTATGAAACCTCGCTGGTAATCTGCGGGCGTACTCAGAAAAGTTCCTCCCATTACGATTAGTTCAGCCTTGCCGAGCTTGTGACCTGCAGACTTTAGCTGTTTTAATCTAGAATGTACCTGCCTTGCAGAATCATAGTCATTCTGCTTCCCTCTTAACGCTGCTGGCTCATGACCAGTGTAAGCTTGGGGCGAGTTGTTTCTTACTCCGCCTGGACAGTAGACGCATACTCCATGAGGACAGGGATGGGGTCTCGTCATGATTGCTATCACTGCAACTCCAGAGGCAGTCCTTGTTGGTTTTACCACCAAGACTGACCGGACACGTTCTTTATCCTCACTAGGAACTTGCTCGAGTATCGCTGCATTTCCGGGCATTCTTGCCAAGGAGTATTTCATGCACGCATTTCTTCTGATACTCTCAAACTCAACTTTCGAAACTTTCCGCTCGACCAGAATCCCCGCTATCTCCCTGCAAGCCATCAGAAATTTTTCATCTTCAGAAATGTCGCTCTGGACGAGCATCAGAATCCCTGCAAAACGCTCATGCTAAAAGCCTACCTCTGGTTCCTGCGTTTCCTTTTAGCAGACAGGCCAAAATATGTAATGCCCAGACCAAGTATCGCGACTATCGCTCCCAGAGAGCCCAAACCATAATCAACAACCCCTGTTATCCCGATCACTACGGCGGCCTTTCCTTTGTTATTGTCTATTATGAAATGTAACGCGTTGCTACTTGGGGTCAGCTGCGTGCTGAGAGATCCAGTCATGTTCGGCCTTGAAATGATGCCTTCAAACGGCCTGCGACCCTGATATAGCTCTCTATTTGCACTGTCTAGAAGGTAAAAATCTGCACTGCCGTTCACTATTACAGCCTCTACCCTCAGCACTTTTTGCCCGAATGGATAATCCTGAAGGGTTCTTGAATAGGTAAGTGTCTGCTGGGCAGCAAGGGATCTGTTGTCAGAAACAATTGTTTGGGTAGAATAGTAAGAAACCATGATGCCAGCCATAAGGACAAGCCAGCCCAGTGCAAGAAGTCTCAGATCCAAGGTGCCTTCTGACCTTTCTGATCTTTGCTATATAGCGATATCCTTGAAAAGGAAGACTAAAATTTCATCCAGTTCTGGCCAGGCTTTCTCTTCAGGGTGTAGCGCTTAACAAATGTGCTCCTGCTCCTGACCTTGGGTACGGGGGAGTGCCTTGGCTTTGCCTGAAGCTTCGGCGTCTGGCCTCTGACCTTTCCAGCCTTTGTCATCGAGCCGTGCGTTGGCATAATCTCTCTGTACTTAGTTGCATTTAAGGGGCCTTAAAAGTCTTAAGGACTCGTAGAATAGGGTACCCATCTGATTAGCTTCTATGGAGGAAAGCTACAATATAGCCAGAACATAGGTACCTATGTATAACCACTGTCCCCTTACATAAACTCAAAGAGTTACAAAATATCCTATATGCAAAAATCGCCCCCTATATTGAAAGGGATGAAGCGAACAAAAAATGAAAATTTTTCATCACTCCTGATAATCAACCCTGAAAACCGGCGACGGGATTTAAATCAACATTAATAGCTTGCACAGTAGAAATGACCAACAGAATTTTAGTCGCTGTAGATGGCTCGCAGGCCTCTGTAGAAGCTGTAAGGGTAGCTGCACGGATTGCGAGAGAGAACTGGAAAGAATTGATAGTATTGAACGTCCTTGAATCTTCAAGTTCAGTAGACAGGGCCCACATCGAACTGGAGCAATACTTCAAGTCTGCAGCAGCATTTGAGCTAAATGGGGTAAGATACCGCACCATAGTCGAAACGGGCGACCAGAAGAAAAAGGTCTTGGGCATTGCAGAGCTCATGGGTGCTGAAATGATAGTAATCGGCTTTATCGGGTTAAAGGGCGTAGGCAAGTTCAGGGCTCTGGGTGATGTTGCAAGAGCAATCATCGAGGAATCAAGGATACCCGTGCTGGTAGTGCCTCAAGAGCAGAAAGAAGTTCGAGCCGCTCCATACCAACTAGCCTAATGCAAGTGCTTCTCTTGCAGGTGCTGCCTGTAGTGGCACTCACGGCATAACGGCTCATTACAGTACTTGCACCCTGCAGCAGCCAATCTATCAGGATGGTTCCTACAGTACACGTGTACAATATACCGCTCGTGGATATTAACTGATATGTTTAGACGAATAAGGTTATGGCATCCGGGTCCGAAGCATAGTCAAGATACGTAGATGCGCCTATTATGTCGTCGACCTCTTCAAGCAGTTGATCTTTTGTTGTGCCGAAGACGCCCATCGTCGGAGAGCACGCATGAATCTTCACGCCCATATCCCTCGCCCTCTTCAGCATATCCTTCACAGTAGGCATTCCTCCCTTTTTCAATAACGCTTGCAGCTCTTCCGTCTTTAGCCCAAGATCTGCTGATGTAACCAGATTGTCCGCGGTCTGCTTTGCCAATAACTTCATGCCTCCAAATGTAAAGTAAAGGTGAACTTGCATGCCTTGAGCCGCGCCAGTTGTAGCCAGAATCAGAGGAGGATAAAGGCCGTCAACCGTCCCCTTGCTCACTACTATTACCAGCTTATTCTTCTTCGCTTGAGGAGCTCCATGCTCTTTTGTGGACTGCATATCAAGAACCATGTAATAACGGCGTTATTAAAGTCTTAATGACCTGCTTCCTTTTGAGTAGGGTTAGCCCAGTCTGACGGCCAAATCTTCTCTTTTGTAGCCCAGATACTTCGCCATACAGGGAGGGTAGGCTCGACGAACCTTGCAACCTTAAAGTCCTTGAAGCCTGGACCCCATGGCGTTATAGGGAAGAGAAGTAGTAGCAGGCCAAGAAGAGTTTCCTTGAAGGCCCTTATCGGGGCATACCTTGATACTGTAATTACGTTCTTCTCTCTCTCATAGAAGAAGACTGTAAGCGAAATTATCAGAAATATCAAGCCGGGGATGAGGATCTTTGGCAGGACTGCGAATGTTACGGGTATCATGATCGTTGGGACGGCCTTTGTAGGATCTATTAGAGAAACGATTAGCTCGTTAGGAGTTATCATCTTGTCTATGCCCAGAGCCTTCAGTGTGTCAGGAAGAATTATCAGTAGAAAGTTTGCCAGTAGCAAGGGGACAAACAATATCAGCCAGAAGACCAACTCTATTACCGAAGTGAGCCATTTTTCTAGGCTAAAGTGAACTTCCTCTGACATTATAGCAAGGCACTTTCTAGGATAAAAATAAACTTATAGCTTTGCGGTACTTTTGGTAGGAACCCGTAACTTTTTATCCCCGCAAGCTGCTGCAGAGACGATGGTTACATTCATACCACTAGGCACAACCATCATCGCAGGTGCTTTCACCGTAATTCTTGCACGACAGTACTTGGCTAGAAGGAAAATCCATCAGTTGATCTGGACTGCAGCCATGAGTCTTTTCACGGTTGCCGTATTTGTGGAGTTTGCCATGAGCACGGAATTCATAGGTCCATCTGCATTATTCTTCAAACTGTATTATCTGTCCATAGGCCCTCAGGTAGGGCTCCTTGGCGCAGGAGTTCTGTATCTTCTGTCTCCAAAGTGGGGCAGGGTCTCTCTTTATGTGGTTCTTGGGCTTTCAGCAGTTCTTCTGGCTATGGGAAGCACTGCCCATGTTGACCTTACATCATTCAAGGGCCGTTTTCAAGAATCAGTCGCTTATGGCATCAGGGAAGGGGTAAGAGCATTTCCCACTCCCGTCAGGACGCTTACTATTCTGCTTAACATCATAGGAGGGACGCTGCTCATAGGAGGGGCACTATTTAGCTTTGCAGTCGACAGGAAAAGGTACTACGCCCTTTTCCTAGCCGCTGGAGGCATTCTTAATGCTATTGGAGGCTATCTACTGGGAATTGTAGGGAATCCAGATGTCTTCTTTGAATTCGAATTTCTTGGCGCAGTGACACTGTTTACTGGCTTTATGATGAGCTACCGTTCCAGAGTAGGCATTCCTCTGGGCTTGGAAGAAGACTCGATGATGGTTAGCATGAGGGCTAAGATGGTGGCTATGGCTGGAGTGCTTTCTGGGTTCTATTTGATGTACGCCTTCATGTCGAGCGTGACACTCGGAAGGTTCTTCCAAGGAATTGATATCCACTTTGTCAGAGCCCTCGTGCTCACCATACTTGTAGTAAGGCTTGGGAGACCTTGGGGTGCAAGCACGCTAGGTTTCATAAGTGCCATCTTGCTCGCCGTAGCCCCATTCAGCAGCCCCGACAAAATCTTCCTGATACCTGCAACGCTTGCAGCAGGCGTAGTGTTTGATCTGGTCTTGATGGCAGGCAAGTACGAAGAGAACGTGCTGAAAAAGTCCAGAATAGGGATCGCTGCGGCTCTGAGTGGTCTAGCAGAAAGCTTGATAGTGGTTGGAGGGTTAATATCAGTAGGATGGCCTTTTGCGGACTCTGCAGCATTCCTTCAATTTGCTCTAGGCACGGCTTCGCCTATACTTCTGTTTACGTTCCTTGTAGGCAGAAACGTCGTAATGAGCCTGCTGGGAGCATCGCTTGGCAGGGTAGTCCTTAAGAGGATGCGACGTTCAGAATAGTCATTCCACTTGCTCTTTGGGCCACATCATCTTTCTTAGCTTCTTGCCGACGATTTCAATAGGGTGGTCTTCAATTTCTTCCATATACTTGTCAAAGGACTTCTTGCCTTCCCGCTTGTAAGTCTCCACCCACTCCCTCTCGAACTTGCCAGACTGTATATCATCCAGAGCCTTCTTCATGGCATTACGCGAGGCTTCCCCAACGACTCTTTGCCCTCTTGTCAGCCCTCCAAACCTTGCAGTCTCACTTACCCTCCTGTACATTCCTGCAATGCCATATCGTTGTATCAGATCAACTATCAGTTTCAGTTCATGTAGACACTCGAAATACGCAATTTCTGGCTGATAACCAGCTTCCACAAGGGTTTCAAAACCCGTCCTTATCAGCCTGTCAACACCTCCGCATAAATCGACCTGCTCGCCAAACCAATCAGTTTCCACTTCTTCCTTGAACGTCGTCTCTAAGATTCCAGCCCTAGAGCATCCAGTCCCCTTCGCAATCCCCAGCACCCTGTCCCAAGCCCTCTTCGTATAATCCTGTTGAACCGCTACTAGTCCTGGAGTTCCAAATCCTTCAAGGTACAATTCTCTTACCCTCTTGCCAGGGGCTTTTGGCGCGAGCATTATGACATCGACAGATTTTGGAGGCTCTATCCACTTCCAGTGTATAGCTGCACCGTGTGAGAAGCTCAACGCATCGCCTTTCTTGACAAAAGGCTCGATCTCCTTCTTGTAAGTCGTTCCCTGCTCCATGTCCGGTATGAGTATGTGGATTATGTCGGCTTTTTGAGCTGCATCTGCAAGCTCCATAACTTTATGCCCATCCTTTGCCGCCTGCTCCCAGCTGTTGCCGCCTCTTCTTGCACCAACTATCACCTTTAGGCCCGAATCCTTTAGGTTGCAGGCTTGAGCGGCGCCCTGAATCCCGTATCCCATTACAGCAATAGTTTCATTCTTGATAGGGTTAAGAGAGATATCCTTGTCGTACCATGTCCTTGCCAAACCAATCACGCAGAACTGCCATTTTATTGTTATATCTTAAGCCTTGCTCTATTGATTGCTAGTTGTTAGCGCTGCTGGATTAACAAGGTATGGACGGTGTTAACAATGAAATTAACAGAGATAAAGATTATATAACTATTGTTATACTGCGGCTTCAGTGATTGCTTGCCAACAATTTCTGCAAAGGTAATTGCCCTAGCCGCAGCGGTGCTTCTTGTAGGAGTAGGCATAGGCGTCTCTCTGAACACTCTGTTAACGCCTCCTGCAATGCAATCCGCAGTACCCCAAAAAATTGTAATAGCTATACAGCCTACCCAGACGAGTGCTGAACTGACATCAAGGTCGCAACAGCTCGAGCAGTTCTTGGAATCAGAGGTAGGAGTTGACATAGAAATCTATGTACCGACAACCTATGCAGCAGTTGTGGAGGCATTGAGATTCGGTAATGCTGATGTGGCTTTCATGAGCGCATGGCCCACGTATATAGCGACCAAGATGTCTAATGCAGATATCGTGCTGGCAGAAGTCAGGGAGGTTGTGATAGGAGAGGAGAAGAGGAATGAACCATTCTACTTTTCATACTGGATAGCACCCAAGGAAAGCACTGTTAAGGCTCTAAGCGATTTGCAGGGCAAGAAAGTCTGCCTCCCAAGCCAGATATCCACTTCTGGTTATGTAGCCCCAATGGGCAGAATGGTTGAGCTTGGGCTAATTAAGAAACCCGATAATGGTGCGGTCGATCCAAAGGCGTTTTTTGGCGACGTTCTATATGGAGGAGGATATTCGCAGTGTTGGACCGCATTGAAGGCAGGACAGGTTGATGCCACTGTCATTGCGGGGGACGTTGTGGAAAGTTTGTACCGTGAAGTGCTAGCCAATACTAGGGTCATTGAGCAGCAAGGCCCAATCCCTTCTCACGGGGTCGTATTCAGCAAGAATCTGAGCGAGCCTCTGCGCTCAAAGTTGACAAATGCACTGCTCAAGCTCGGCGAGCCCGAACATAGAGATCTAATGAAAAGGTTCATCTCAGGCATATTTGTAAGTTTCAAGGCGACTACTACGGAGGATCACATAGCTGGCCTGCAAAAATATCTAGGCCTGACAGGTTTAAAATTCACTGAAAGTCTGGGTTAGATCTAGGTGCAGCTTACGGAGAATGTCGAAGATCCTGCCAAGGCAATAGAACTGCAGGATATCTGGTTTTCCTATGACGGAAAGAACTACATTCTCAAGGAGGTAAACCTCAGCATAAAGCAAGGTTCGTCAACGGTCATAGTTGGGGCCAATGGCTGTGGTAAGACAACGCTGCTTAAGATTATCAACGGCCTTGTCAAGCCGCAGAAAGGATCGGTAAGAGTTTTTGGGATTAATGTAAACGGCAGACACGGGACAAATGCTAGGAGACACATAGGCTATGTTCCCCAGCAGCTCGGACTGCTAAGGAACTCTACAGTGCTCGAAAATGTACTTGTAGGAGGACTGGCACGCATGGGTGCAGCGTCTGTACTGAGACTGTACCCACAAGAGGAGATCGATTACGCTATCAAATGCATCGACAAGGCCAAAATTGGGCACAAGGTTCACGAAAAGGTCTACAGGTTGAGCGGAGGTGAGAGGCAGAGGGTTGCAATAGCCCGAGCGTTGATGCAGAAGCCTTTGATAATTCTTGCGGACGAGTTTACCTCTGATCTGGACTACCGATCGGCGAACGAGATGATGGGTTTTATGAACGAGTTCAGGCGCGACGGCATGGCTCTGGTAATGGTAACTCACAACCCTGACCTTGCGTTTAGGCATGGAGAAACGATGGTCTTTTTGAAGGACGGCTCCAAGCTCTCCGAGGCTCCTGCAGGCAAATTTGACAAAACAGCAATCTAGGGATACTGCATGAAACACAGCAACAGAGGAATCCTAATTGAATTGGCAGTTCTAGCAGCGGTTTTAGCATCGTTCTGGAGCATCGGGCTCTTTGATCTTAGCAGACTTGCTAGGGGAACTGGAAACCTTGCGATCTTCTTTGCCGACCTTGTCCCTCCAAACCTTACTATCCTTGACAGAGTTCTGCCCTCATTGTTGGAGACTTTGCAGATGTCCTTTGCGGGTACTGCGCTGGGGTTTGTTATATCGCTCCCACTAGCGGTTCTGGCTGCCAAAAACGTGTTCAATATTGCAGTCATTACCCCAATAAGGTTCGTGCTCGCTATTGTGAGAACAATACCTGCTTTGCTCTGGGCACTTATCTTTGTGGTTGCTCTAGGCTTGGGCCCTCTTCCAGGCACTCTTGGAGTTGCAGTATACACTGTCGGATACCTTGGCAAGTTATACTATGAAGCTCTGGAGGCTGTGGACCCAGAAGTCATAGAGGCTGTAAGAGCCACCGGAGTTTCAAAAGTTCAGCTCGTGATGCACGCAATACTTCCAGAGTCTGGCAACCAAATACTCAGTCAATTGATATTCATGTTTGAATACAATGTCAGGGCATCATCGATCCTTGGCTTTGTCGGTGCTGGAGGGGTGGGATTTTACATGCTTGGCTATATCCAGACCTTCCAATACAGAGAACTTATGGCTGTGATACTTGCGACTTTGGCAATAGTGCTTGTCATAGACTATCTGAGTTCTAAGATCAGGAGCCGCTTCCTGCTACAAGGTAAGTAGATCATTTAGAGCTTCTTGGAAGTAAGCGCAAGAGCTTACCGACAATCTTTTCGTGCTTTTCCTCGTCCATATCTATTGAATTGAGCAGAACCTTTGCAACGGGATGAGGAATTTCTATTTTCTCTGCCAATGAAGATTCCTTGGCTTTGTCCTCTATCTCCAGCATGCTCTTTAAGAACGATAAATCTGGGGGCTGAAATGCTGTAGTGTGACCAGTTTCTATCCAAGATATCACTTGCGAAACTACGTCGGCATGCCTGATGCTGTCAGAGGCTATCATTCTCAAAAGAAGCTTGCTATACTCATCATTAATCTTGTTAGTCAGTTCCAAGCACCTCTGCGCTGCTATTAGTTCCAACTGCAACCTTTCTTTAAGCATCTTTAGCGCCTCTACATCTTCATGCTCTCCGGACCTGCTCTGTAGGAGTCGCTGTCCAGTGCTCGCAGCAGAAATCTGATAGATTACATCCATGATCTCCGCCATTTCTATTGGACCAAGATTGCTCCTGACCCTCTTGCCAGCCTTTTCTAGTAGGGCATCTAGAATGGATCCGAACCTGTCAAGCTCCTTCAAATTGCCTCCTCTTCTGCCCTTTACGTACTGGGTTACTGCTGCAGGAGTGATGCTTAGAGCAGTTGCTATGTCTCTCACCCTGAAACCCTGCTTGGCAAGCCCCCTTGCAACCCATGCCCTGATAAGAGGTATCATCCTTTCCTGAGTCTTGCCTTTAGATTCGGGCACGAAGAACATTGGAGCTTGCTGTCTTTTAACACTTATTCATCTGGACACAACTTGCTATCAAGATGTCCATTAGGATGCAGATGTAAATGATAAGTTAACACTACCATACCAAAAATAGTGCGGTGGGTAGGACCTACACATTTACCTGTAAACTTCTTGGAGATTCAGATGTAACCGATTTATTCTTATCAAACCGACTTATCAGAGTATGCCCAAACACGATAAGTAATATGCCACTCAGAACGATCGTCCAGATATAGCCCTCATACCAAGGGCTGGTGACCTTCTCTTCAACGCTCAGATTAGGCCTATCTGTTATGGGTTTAGCTCCAAATGCGTAAACCTTGCCATCAAACGACCCTGCAAATACCTTCCCCTGTGCAACTGCAGGCGAGCCCATGCTTAGAACCGACATAATTGACATTGTTGAACAGATAAGATCTGTCCCTATCGAAGAAGTTTCCATGACTACAAATGGGACTCGCCTCGCAAGGCTTGCCTCCATTCTAAAAGAAACGGGTCTTAGTAAAGTCAACATAAGTCTTCATAGCCTCAAGGAAGATACCTTCAGATTCCTTACACATGCTAACAAGTTGAAGGACACTATTGAAGCGATAAGAGCATCAATAGATGTGCAGCTACGACCTGTAAAGATCAACGCGACCATGTTGAAAGGCATCAATGATTCTGAAATTGATGAAATGATCGAGTTTTCCAGAGAACTCGGAGGAGGCGTGACTAACATTCTCCAGCTGATTGAAATGGTACCGACTTCTGGCTCGAATTTTTACAATACATACCATCTAAACCTTAATGTGATAGAGGAGAAACTCAAAGAAAAGGCAAATTCAGTGTCGGAAAGGGTGCTCCACAGAAGACCAAGATATGAACTAGAAAATGGTGTCTGTGTCGAAGTTGTTAGGCCTATGCATAATACGTCATTCTGCATGGGCAACAATAGAATGAGGATAACATGCGATGGGAAGTTCAAACCCTGCTTGCTACGGAGCGACAACCATGTTGACTTTCTGACAGCAATGAGGAAAGGATCATCTGATTCTGATTTAGCAGAGAAATTTAGAAAGGCCGTTCTGCTAAGGGAGCCATTTTTCCAATCTGGATCCGCAAAGCAAAGGCTTGGTTTACCATTATGCACATCGTGAAAATGTTGCGCCTTAATCCTGCATGCAAAAGCCATTTCCAACGTACTCTTCGAGTAGCACTGACGAGTGTGCCGGTTCTTTGTTAGTGGTATTGCTTAGCGGGGTCTTTTTGCCAAAGATTCCTGACATCTACCAAAAATGGCATTTTTATTTGGATTCTATAATGCGCTCAAGTCGTTGCACGATTTGCGCAAGTTTAAAGTCCACAAGAATCATGATCAGAAGACGCAGGCACACATAGGGCAGAAGCCGAATGAATGATAAGGTCATTGAGCAGGGCTGGGTGGAGAACGATAATATTCGCTTGCACTACCTTGACGCCTACAAAAACGCAGATTCCAAGCTGACTCCCTTGTTTTATGTTCCCGGTGATCTTGAGGGTGCTGAGAATTTGGAGTTTGACTTACAGATGCTCGCTCCAAGAAGATGTATTTCGGTAAGCTTGCGCGGTCGTGGAAAAAGCGATGCCCCGAAAAAGAACTACACATTTTTCCATCATGTGTCCGACATAGAGTCTATCGTGGTAAATATTGGGCTGAAATCATTTTGCTTGATGTCCTATTCCATAAGTGTGTCATATGCTATTGAATTTGCGGCCAGACACCCGGAATTCCTGAAGGGCTTCATAATAATTGATTACCCACCGCGCTATCCCGCCATGTCCGATGAATGGGTGAGCTCGGTGCTTTTCGGGATGGCCGAGCAAGTAAGGTCCGAAGTGGTTACGGCGTTGCAACGCGAATCTGAGGAAATACCGTTATGGGACAGACTGGACAAGATCGGATGTCCAGTATTAATCCTAAAGGGCGGTCTATCAGGGAGCTATCTTGACCAAAATACTGTTTCGCTGTATCTTGAGCATTTGCCTAACGCAAAGGTCATTACTCTAGAGAATTCTGGTCATGTGGTCTGGGAGCCCGATTACTATGGATTCATCAAAGTTGTCAGGGACTTTCTTAGTCAGATTGATACATAACAAACGCTGAGAACATGAACAGAGCGATTCCATTTGGGATATTTCTCTTATCAGAAGCAGTTTTCTTGCATTGACTGTATATGCGTTGTCTATTCGCAATAGACCCCTAGGAACCGTGTTTGCAAGTATTAGATAGCCTCAACATGGCTTTAGACACAACAAATACAAAATGATCAGCAAATGGACTACCGGATGGCAATAACGGTGGGCATGGGTTCCCTGTTAAGAGTATCGATAGGCGAAGTCTCTTGTTTTAGATTCCAGACACATACAAGGCGTCTTTATTCTAATTCTGGCGCCCATGGTCTTAAAACTGGTTGATTATTTGCGATAGTAATAAAAAACATACAGGTAGGCTCTACATAAATGCCAAAGTCCGGAGTATATAGGAAGCGGCAGATCGACCTCTTGAGCGAACTACATGCGGCATTGAAAGCGAAACTATCTGGAGAGCTTGGAGCAATTATGATCTTCTTGGGTGTGGCCCGCGAAGAAGGAAGAAGTGGTAAGAAGGTTCATAAGCTCGTTATGGAATCTTATGAAGAGCACGCAAACAAAGCGATAGCCAGAATTTGCAGCGAAGTAAAGAGGAAGTCCAAGGTCTCTTTTGTGCTGATCTACCATTTGCTTGAAGAGTTTCGCCCTGGTGAGCCAGTTGTGCTAGTAATTGTAGGAGGAGCAAGAAGGAAAGATGTTTTTTCTGCAATGGAAGAGGCGGTAAGGAGATATAAGACTGAACCTGCACTGTTCAAGAAAGAAGTATACGTTAATGGTACGCATAAATGGATTCATTGATTTACGATTTTGCTATATCTAGTGCATGGGTTATCTCAGGCATTATAAGTTTCTTGGCAATCTTCACGCGTTGGTAGATCCAGAAAGGCAATATATCGATTTTCTAGATATTACGTTTGGAACCACCCTTGGTATGATATGTGGATGGTTCCGCATTTTCAGCTCTTGATCTACATCATTTGCCAATCCTATGAATGAGTGGTATGCGTAGATCGCCCTTCCTTAATTGCTAAGGTTTACAGCTGTTTGCCTTGGACATGCTATCGCATGGCCTAATCTTCTGGGCTGATAATTTACTGGTGAAATAATGCGGGGGGTGGGATTTGAACCCACGAACTCCTAACGAGAAGGGATTACCCAGCAAGCCCATTTTGATCTTGAGTCCCTCGCGGTTGACCGGGCTTTGCGCGACAGTTCTCGTTTCGCTACCCCCGCACAAGGTAGCAGTCAGGAATCCCGCAAATATATGAATCGATACCTGCAAAGCCTTACCTTTATCAAGCATGATTTTCCCGCTACCAAATCGATGCAGAAGATAACTGTAAAAGGGCCTGCCTCAAGTGCAAATTTG contains:
- the phnE gene encoding phosphonate ABC transporter, permease protein PhnE, encoding MKHSNRGILIELAVLAAVLASFWSIGLFDLSRLARGTGNLAIFFADLVPPNLTILDRVLPSLLETLQMSFAGTALGFVISLPLAVLAAKNVFNIAVITPIRFVLAIVRTIPALLWALIFVVALGLGPLPGTLGVAVYTVGYLGKLYYEALEAVDPEVIEAVRATGVSKVQLVMHAILPESGNQILSQLIFMFEYNVRASSILGFVGAGGVGFYMLGYIQTFQYRELMAVILATLAIVLVIDYLSSKIRSRFLLQGK
- the moaA gene encoding GTP 3',8-cyclase MoaA, with the translated sequence MLRTDIIDIVEQIRSVPIEEVSMTTNGTRLARLASILKETGLSKVNISLHSLKEDTFRFLTHANKLKDTIEAIRASIDVQLRPVKINATMLKGINDSEIDEMIEFSRELGGGVTNILQLIEMVPTSGSNFYNTYHLNLNVIEEKLKEKANSVSERVLHRRPRYELENGVCVEVVRPMHNTSFCMGNNRMRITCDGKFKPCLLRSDNHVDFLTAMRKGSSDSDLAEKFRKAVLLREPFFQSGSAKQRLGLPLCTS
- a CDS encoding alpha/beta hydrolase; this encodes MNDKVIEQGWVENDNIRLHYLDAYKNADSKLTPLFYVPGDLEGAENLEFDLQMLAPRRCISVSLRGRGKSDAPKKNYTFFHHVSDIESIVVNIGLKSFCLMSYSISVSYAIEFAARHPEFLKGFIIIDYPPRYPAMSDEWVSSVLFGMAEQVRSEVVTALQRESEEIPLWDRLDKIGCPVLILKGGLSGSYLDQNTVSLYLEHLPNAKVITLENSGHVVWEPDYYGFIKVVRDFLSQIDT